A DNA window from uncultured Methanoregula sp. contains the following coding sequences:
- a CDS encoding ATP-binding protein: MGSLSELFWEKPALKLVGLLVFLLVLALSVFIFVAVFQETQLILQESTEHEALSSVTTAAGMIDGDQLAVLRPGDEHTAVYRSIYNRLNSIRDTNPDIKYVYTMNRVNDTLVFVVDADYQNPSAILPGASIGQPYGNVTPAMLEGFYAPVTGSGFTTDEWGTVFSSFAPVRNSRGEVVGIVGVDIDSDMLNNRILTLKILFLLALFATFILAVSVAGFTASMQEQTYKVLRENEEYLKTIMHSLQAGVFIIDAETHVITDINPKALSLIGARREDVVGKICHTFVCPAESGKCPITDLEQTVDNAERILIDIHGRRIPIIKSVNTITLGSRRLLIESFVDISARKKMEEQNAHLIKDLETANTELKDFAYIVSHDLKAPLRAIGSLSQWLYTDYKDKFDEDGKAQLDLIVNRVNRMQNLIEGILEYSRVGRVHEEKASISLDSVIHEVTDSLSIPPTITLTIDTPLPVIVYEPTRIHQVFSNLIGNAVKYMDKPQGEIHVGCMEEGTFWKFSVRDNGPGIEARHYEKIFQIFQTLQPRDHIESTGIGLSIVKKIVETNGGKIWVESEVGKGSIFYFTVPISQLMDGESP, translated from the coding sequence ATGGGAAGCCTGTCTGAACTGTTCTGGGAGAAACCGGCCTTGAAGCTTGTCGGTCTTCTGGTCTTTCTCCTTGTTTTGGCATTATCCGTATTCATCTTCGTTGCTGTCTTCCAGGAGACCCAGCTGATCCTCCAGGAATCCACCGAACACGAAGCCCTCTCCTCGGTTACAACTGCTGCAGGGATGATCGACGGGGACCAGCTTGCAGTCCTCAGGCCGGGGGATGAACATACTGCTGTCTATCGCTCCATCTACAACCGGCTGAATTCCATCCGGGACACAAACCCGGACATCAAGTACGTGTACACCATGAACCGCGTCAATGACACCCTCGTCTTTGTCGTTGATGCGGATTACCAGAACCCTTCCGCGATCCTCCCGGGTGCATCCATCGGGCAGCCGTACGGGAATGTCACCCCGGCCATGCTCGAAGGGTTCTATGCCCCGGTCACCGGGTCGGGTTTCACCACCGATGAGTGGGGGACCGTCTTCTCTTCGTTTGCACCAGTACGCAATTCCCGGGGCGAAGTTGTCGGCATAGTCGGAGTTGACATCGATTCGGACATGCTCAACAACCGGATCTTAACGCTCAAAATCCTCTTCCTTCTCGCCCTTTTTGCAACCTTCATCCTTGCCGTATCGGTCGCGGGATTCACCGCCTCCATGCAGGAGCAGACTTACAAAGTCCTGCGGGAGAACGAGGAATACTTGAAAACGATCATGCACTCGCTCCAGGCCGGGGTGTTCATCATCGATGCGGAAACGCACGTGATTACGGATATCAACCCCAAGGCCCTGTCCCTGATCGGGGCCAGGAGGGAGGATGTTGTCGGGAAGATCTGCCATACCTTTGTCTGTCCTGCCGAATCCGGGAAATGTCCGATCACCGATCTTGAGCAGACGGTTGATAATGCAGAACGCATCCTCATCGATATCCATGGCCGGAGGATTCCCATCATCAAGAGCGTAAACACGATAACGCTCGGCAGCAGGAGACTGCTCATCGAATCCTTTGTCGATATCAGCGCCCGGAAGAAGATGGAGGAGCAGAACGCCCATCTCATAAAAGACCTGGAGACCGCCAACACGGAGCTCAAGGATTTTGCGTACATCGTCTCCCATGATCTCAAGGCTCCCCTCCGGGCCATCGGGTCCCTCTCCCAGTGGCTGTACACCGATTACAAGGACAAATTCGATGAGGATGGCAAAGCCCAGCTGGACCTGATCGTCAACCGGGTCAACCGGATGCAGAACCTGATCGAAGGGATCCTGGAATACTCCCGGGTGGGCCGGGTGCACGAGGAGAAAGCCAGCATCAGCCTCGATTCCGTGATCCATGAAGTGACCGACAGCCTCTCTATTCCCCCCACCATCACGCTGACGATCGATACCCCGCTTCCGGTCATCGTGTACGAGCCGACCCGGATCCACCAGGTCTTCTCGAACCTGATCGGAAACGCGGTCAAGTACATGGATAAGCCCCAGGGTGAGATTCACGTCGGCTGCATGGAAGAGGGAACGTTCTGGAAATTCTCTGTCCGGGACAATGGCCCGGGCATAGAAGCCCGGCATTACGAGAAGATCTTCCAGATCTTCCAGACCCTCCAGCCCCGGGATC